The following coding sequences are from one Thermostaphylospora chromogena window:
- a CDS encoding ATP-binding protein — protein sequence MVANGQRALPVELTSFVGRRKEISDVRRTLRRSRLVTVTGIAGVGKTRVAVKAAEGVRRAFADGVRFVELSSLTDPDRLAQVLARALEVPDMGAQAGEEGLAEYLADKELLLLLDTCEHMIGACSRLVRTLLAAAPGLRVLATSRQPLGAPGEHNLVIRPMAVPEPQERPSPEALARYESVALLLERITAVDPSFELTEENAGTVAELCRRLDGIPLALELAAVRARVLPVDAILRLIEERFWLGDEATESADPRHRTMQAAIAWSHAFCTEEERLLWKRLSVFPGQFDLAAAEAVCADDRLAVERVYPALDGLVAKSILVCVKGADRTVYRMLDSIREFGTAQMRDPEERRELLVRHRDHYFAVARAGASVEPGGDLAERWVRVRGEWPNLRSALEFCAADPAEAAVGAKMVLALEYLWIACGMSREGRHYAEWFVQVGRPDPVTRVRLLSLLSYILVAQGDLRAANGHLKECEAILATVDDPACRTRLVKIRGTVAVGEGDLAGAERHLTEAIELLGCHEGSDVTMLAAMVELGIARIWLGRIDEAAEVLEDCKKICLSSGQSWAGSWADVGLALVLRARGEPREKALTLLRDALRVQRRVHDASGASLCLELIAWLAAGHEDPMWVTRLLHASHGQWRQVRQPLFGSPNFLAEHARCEERLRRSLSRADYEEAAAEGSAMSMDEAIAHALGGVDDPLAAAPPRERRVPLTPREEDVARLIAEGLTNREIARRLMVGRRTVDTHVEHILAKLNFSARSQIAAWVIRHRAG from the coding sequence ATGGTGGCGAATGGGCAGAGAGCTCTGCCCGTCGAGCTGACGAGCTTTGTCGGACGTCGTAAAGAGATTTCTGACGTCCGTCGGACCCTGCGTAGGTCCCGCCTGGTCACGGTGACCGGAATCGCGGGGGTCGGCAAGACGCGGGTGGCCGTGAAGGCCGCCGAGGGGGTGCGCCGGGCCTTCGCCGACGGCGTCCGGTTCGTCGAGCTGTCCAGCCTCACCGACCCCGACCGGCTTGCGCAGGTGCTGGCCCGCGCCCTGGAGGTCCCCGACATGGGCGCCCAGGCCGGCGAGGAGGGGCTGGCCGAATACCTCGCCGACAAGGAACTGCTCCTGCTGCTCGACACCTGCGAGCACATGATCGGGGCCTGCTCGCGGCTGGTGCGCACGCTGCTGGCCGCCGCCCCGGGCCTGCGCGTGCTGGCCACCAGCAGGCAGCCGCTCGGCGCACCGGGTGAGCACAACCTCGTCATCCGCCCGATGGCGGTGCCCGAGCCGCAGGAGAGGCCCTCACCGGAGGCGCTGGCGCGGTACGAGTCGGTCGCGCTGCTGTTGGAACGCATCACGGCCGTGGACCCCAGCTTCGAGCTGACCGAGGAGAACGCCGGGACGGTCGCCGAGCTGTGCCGCCGCCTGGACGGCATCCCGCTGGCCCTGGAACTGGCCGCGGTCCGGGCGCGGGTGCTCCCCGTCGACGCGATTCTGCGCCTGATCGAGGAACGGTTCTGGCTGGGCGACGAGGCCACGGAGTCCGCCGACCCGCGGCACAGGACGATGCAGGCCGCGATCGCGTGGAGCCACGCGTTCTGCACCGAGGAGGAGCGCCTGCTGTGGAAGCGGCTGTCGGTCTTCCCCGGCCAGTTCGACCTCGCGGCGGCCGAGGCGGTGTGCGCCGACGACAGGCTGGCCGTCGAACGCGTCTATCCGGCCCTCGACGGCCTGGTCGCCAAATCGATCCTGGTGTGCGTCAAAGGGGCCGACCGGACCGTCTACCGGATGCTGGACAGCATCAGGGAGTTCGGCACCGCCCAGATGCGCGACCCGGAGGAGCGGCGCGAGCTGCTGGTGCGGCACCGCGACCACTACTTCGCCGTCGCCCGCGCGGGCGCGAGCGTGGAACCGGGCGGGGATCTGGCCGAGCGGTGGGTCCGCGTGCGCGGCGAGTGGCCCAACCTCAGATCCGCCCTGGAGTTCTGCGCGGCCGACCCCGCCGAGGCCGCGGTGGGCGCGAAGATGGTCCTCGCCCTCGAATACCTGTGGATAGCGTGCGGGATGAGCCGGGAGGGACGCCACTACGCGGAGTGGTTCGTCCAGGTGGGCAGGCCCGACCCCGTCACCCGCGTCAGGCTGCTGTCGCTGCTCTCCTACATCCTGGTCGCCCAGGGGGACCTGCGCGCCGCGAACGGGCACCTGAAGGAGTGCGAGGCGATCCTGGCGACGGTGGACGACCCCGCGTGCCGCACCCGGCTGGTGAAGATCCGAGGCACGGTCGCCGTGGGGGAGGGGGACCTCGCCGGCGCGGAGCGGCACCTCACCGAGGCCATCGAGCTGCTCGGCTGTCATGAGGGATCCGATGTCACGATGCTGGCGGCCATGGTCGAGCTGGGGATCGCCCGGATCTGGCTGGGCCGGATCGACGAGGCCGCGGAGGTGCTGGAGGACTGCAAGAAGATCTGTCTGTCCTCCGGCCAGTCGTGGGCGGGCAGCTGGGCCGACGTCGGTCTCGCCCTCGTGCTGCGGGCCAGGGGCGAGCCGCGGGAGAAGGCGCTCACGCTGCTCCGCGACGCGCTGCGCGTCCAGCGCAGGGTGCACGACGCGTCGGGCGCCTCACTCTGCCTGGAGCTGATCGCATGGCTCGCGGCCGGGCACGAGGATCCGATGTGGGTGACCCGGCTGCTGCACGCCTCGCACGGGCAGTGGCGGCAGGTGCGCCAGCCGCTGTTCGGCTCCCCGAACTTCCTGGCCGAGCACGCCCGCTGCGAAGAGCGTCTGCGCCGTTCGCTGTCCCGTGCCGACTACGAGGAGGCCGCGGCCGAGGGCAGCGCCATGTCGATGGACGAGGCCATCGCCCACGCGCTGGGCGGCGTGGACGACCCGCTCGCCGCCGCGCCGCCGCGTGAGCGGCGCGTCCCGCTCACGCCCCGCGAGGAGGACGTCGCCCGCCTCATCGCCGAAGGGCTCACCAACCGGGAGATCGCGCGGCGGCTGATGGTGGGCCGCCGGACGGTCGACACCCATGTCGAGCACATCCTCGCCAAGCTGAACTTCTCCGCCCGCAGCCAGATCGCCGCGTGGGTCATCCGCCACCGGGCCGGATGA
- a CDS encoding LuxR C-terminal-related transcriptional regulator gives MIVRRVGNLAAEMTSFVGRDDEVVAGAAMLAEGRLLTVAGPAGVGKSRTALRIAMALRRSCPDGLWHVELSRVAAGRSAAEGEAALVEAVARALALDGGVSSARDLAAALRERRALLLLDTCDHLIGPVVRLAEHVLAAAPRMHILATGRRAIPVGEVLRLRPLPLTDPAAPDPASPSVVLFADRAVAVDPDFRLTGEVLPAVAEICRRVDGLPLAIELAAARTRSLSPGELLAMMDGGFSVLSGVGAAFPSRHRDLRAAVAWSYNLCEKRQRALWDVLAAVKGPFDLAAAERAAAQAGPADDVADVLAELVERSILLREPTPSHYRMPDVYRWFALERYGATGSWTGAPAGAVTTHAEGPSGDGARAGHPLDHALTPRELQVAELIAEGLSNAQIARNLQIAKRTVDAHVRNILAKGRLVSRTQIAAWVAEREHRPDAFSGKEPDV, from the coding sequence ATGATCGTCCGGAGGGTGGGCAACCTCGCCGCTGAGATGACCAGCTTCGTCGGCCGCGACGACGAGGTCGTCGCGGGCGCGGCCATGCTCGCCGAGGGCCGGCTGCTCACCGTCGCCGGTCCGGCGGGGGTCGGTAAGAGCCGCACCGCCCTGCGGATCGCCATGGCGCTGCGCAGGAGCTGCCCTGACGGGCTGTGGCACGTCGAGCTCTCCCGCGTCGCGGCCGGCCGCTCCGCCGCGGAGGGGGAGGCCGCGCTGGTCGAGGCCGTGGCCAGGGCGTTAGCGCTGGACGGCGGGGTGTCCTCGGCGCGCGACCTCGCCGCGGCCCTGCGTGAGCGCCGCGCGCTTCTCCTCCTGGACACCTGCGACCATCTCATCGGCCCGGTCGTGCGGCTGGCCGAGCACGTGCTGGCCGCGGCCCCGCGGATGCACATCCTGGCCACCGGCCGCCGGGCGATCCCCGTCGGGGAGGTCCTGCGCCTGCGCCCGCTGCCGCTGACCGATCCGGCGGCACCGGACCCGGCCAGCCCGTCCGTGGTCCTGTTCGCCGACCGCGCGGTGGCCGTGGACCCCGACTTCCGGCTCACCGGCGAGGTGCTTCCCGCCGTGGCCGAGATCTGCCGCCGGGTGGACGGCCTGCCCCTGGCGATCGAGCTGGCCGCGGCGCGCACACGCTCGCTGTCTCCGGGCGAGCTGCTGGCCATGATGGACGGCGGGTTCTCGGTGCTGTCCGGCGTCGGCGCCGCCTTCCCGTCCCGCCACCGCGACCTGCGCGCCGCCGTGGCCTGGAGCTACAACCTGTGCGAGAAGCGGCAGCGGGCGCTGTGGGACGTGCTCGCCGCCGTGAAGGGGCCCTTCGACCTCGCCGCCGCCGAGCGGGCCGCCGCGCAGGCTGGGCCGGCCGACGACGTCGCGGACGTCCTGGCCGAGCTTGTGGAGCGTTCGATTCTGCTGCGGGAGCCGACTCCTTCCCACTACCGCATGCCGGACGTCTACCGCTGGTTCGCGTTGGAACGGTACGGTGCGACGGGATCGTGGACCGGGGCGCCGGCGGGCGCGGTGACGACGCACGCCGAAGGCCCGTCCGGGGACGGGGCGCGGGCGGGGCACCCGCTCGACCATGCGCTCACCCCGCGTGAGCTGCAGGTGGCCGAGCTGATCGCGGAAGGACTGTCCAACGCGCAGATCGCCAGGAATCTTCAGATCGCCAAGCGCACCGTGGACGCGCACGTGCGCAATATCCTTGCCAAGGGGCGGCTGGTATCCCGTACCCAGATCGCCGCGTGGGTCGCCGAGCGGGAACATCGGCCCGACGCTTTTAGCGGAAAAGAGCCAGACGTATAG
- a CDS encoding primosomal protein N', with product MTEPTPDPVLHGLADRGDAGDTPADSAAETASGPASRSGARGRGTGRAGRREPAARLPVARVVVDNPLPHLDRPFDYLVPDTMDAAAVPGCRVRVRFAGKLLDGFLLERVERSDHRGRLAWIERVISSEPVLTPEIAGLARAVADHYAGTLADVLRLAIPPRHARVEAAPGEPPPPGPAPEGGRGDAWSGYPTGPSFLKALADGGAPRAVWGALPGLRGGVPEWAVALAQAVAATLSGGRGAVVVVPDGKDVALVDTALTAELGEGRHVALTADLGPAERYRRWLRLLRGQVRAVVGTRAAMFAPVRDLGLAAVWDDGDDLHAERLAPYPHAREVLALRAYRANAGLLIGGHARTAEAARLIATGWARPLTASRETIRRRMPRVRPTGDDYEMARDEAARLARLPSLAWRALKRGLEHGPVLVQVPRRGYLPVLACQNCRARARCAQSPPGMAEPRCGGPLALRSGYATPECRWCGRVTPDWRCPNCGSPRLRGVVVGARRTAEELGRAFPSVRVRTSGRDGVLPRVGPEHALIVATPGAEPVPEGGYAAGVLLDGWALLGRPDLRAWEEALRRWMNAAALLRPGAELVVLADSTVPAVQALLRWDPATHADRELSERIELAFPPAVRLATLTGPPAAVREMLAEITLPRQAQVLGPAPLDSPRPPSDPEQERERAIVRVPRNAGAALAAALKGACGVRSARKAAEVVRVCLDPAEGI from the coding sequence GTGACCGAGCCGACCCCCGACCCCGTTCTCCACGGCCTCGCGGACCGCGGGGACGCAGGCGACACCCCGGCGGACTCCGCCGCGGAGACCGCTTCCGGTCCCGCCTCCCGGTCCGGGGCGCGCGGGCGCGGCACGGGGAGGGCGGGCAGGCGAGAACCGGCCGCGCGACTGCCCGTGGCCCGGGTCGTGGTGGACAACCCGCTGCCCCATCTCGACCGCCCCTTCGACTACCTCGTCCCCGACACGATGGACGCCGCGGCCGTGCCCGGCTGTCGGGTGCGCGTCAGGTTCGCCGGGAAGCTCCTCGACGGATTCCTGCTGGAACGGGTCGAGCGCAGCGACCACCGGGGCAGGCTGGCCTGGATCGAGCGGGTGATCTCCAGCGAGCCCGTGCTCACCCCCGAGATCGCCGGGTTGGCCCGCGCCGTCGCCGACCACTACGCGGGCACGCTCGCCGACGTGCTGCGCCTGGCCATACCGCCGCGGCACGCCCGGGTGGAGGCGGCGCCCGGCGAGCCGCCCCCGCCGGGGCCGGCCCCCGAGGGCGGGAGGGGGGACGCGTGGTCCGGGTACCCGACCGGTCCCTCCTTCCTCAAGGCGCTGGCCGACGGCGGCGCCCCGCGAGCGGTATGGGGGGCGCTGCCCGGCCTGCGCGGCGGCGTGCCGGAGTGGGCGGTCGCCCTCGCGCAGGCGGTCGCCGCTACGCTGTCCGGCGGCCGGGGCGCGGTGGTGGTCGTCCCGGACGGCAAGGACGTCGCCCTCGTCGACACCGCCCTCACCGCGGAGCTGGGCGAGGGCAGGCACGTCGCGCTCACCGCCGACCTCGGTCCCGCCGAGCGCTACCGGCGGTGGCTGCGCCTGCTGCGCGGGCAGGTGCGTGCGGTGGTCGGCACCCGCGCGGCGATGTTCGCCCCGGTACGCGACCTCGGACTCGCCGCCGTCTGGGACGACGGCGACGACCTGCACGCCGAGCGGCTCGCGCCGTACCCGCACGCCCGGGAGGTGCTGGCGCTGCGCGCCTACCGCGCGAACGCCGGGCTGCTCATCGGCGGCCACGCGCGCACCGCCGAGGCCGCCCGGCTCATCGCGACGGGCTGGGCGCGCCCGCTCACCGCGAGCCGGGAGACGATCAGAAGGCGGATGCCGCGGGTCCGCCCGACCGGCGACGACTACGAGATGGCCAGAGACGAGGCGGCCCGGCTCGCCCGGCTGCCCAGCCTCGCCTGGCGCGCGCTCAAACGGGGACTGGAACACGGCCCCGTCCTGGTGCAGGTGCCGCGCCGGGGCTACCTGCCGGTCCTGGCCTGCCAGAACTGCCGCGCCCGCGCCCGCTGCGCGCAGTCGCCGCCCGGCATGGCCGAGCCGCGCTGCGGCGGGCCCCTCGCCCTCAGAAGCGGGTACGCCACGCCCGAGTGCCGCTGGTGCGGCCGGGTCACACCCGACTGGCGCTGCCCCAACTGCGGCTCGCCCAGACTGCGCGGCGTCGTGGTGGGAGCCCGGCGCACCGCCGAGGAGCTGGGGCGCGCCTTCCCCTCGGTGCGCGTGCGCACCTCCGGGCGAGACGGCGTGCTGCCCAGGGTGGGCCCGGAGCACGCCCTGATCGTCGCCACCCCCGGTGCCGAGCCGGTGCCCGAGGGCGGTTACGCCGCCGGGGTGCTGCTCGACGGCTGGGCGCTGCTCGGCCGCCCCGACCTGCGGGCCTGGGAGGAGGCGCTGCGCCGCTGGATGAACGCCGCCGCGCTGCTGCGGCCCGGGGCCGAGCTGGTGGTGCTGGCCGACTCGACCGTGCCCGCCGTGCAGGCGCTGCTGCGGTGGGACCCCGCCACGCACGCCGACCGGGAGCTGTCGGAACGGATAGAACTTGCTTTCCCTCCCGCGGTACGGCTGGCCACGCTCACCGGCCCGCCCGCCGCGGTGCGGGAGATGCTGGCGGAGATCACGCTGCCCCGCCAGGCGCAGGTCCTCGGTCCCGCCCCGCTGGACTCGCCGCGCCCGCCGTCCGACCCCGAACAGGAGCGGGAGCGGGCGATCGTGCGGGTGCCGAGGAACGCCGGCGCGGCTCTGGCCGCGGCGCTGAAAGGGGCCTGCGGCGTGCGGTCGGCGCGCAAGGCGGCGGAGGTCGTGCGGGTGTGCCTGGACCCCGCGGAGGGCATCTGA